The proteins below come from a single Colius striatus isolate bColStr4 unplaced genomic scaffold, bColStr4.1.hap1 scaffold_38, whole genome shotgun sequence genomic window:
- the SH2D2A gene encoding SH2 domain-containing protein 2A, with product MRVPPCSWLSPAAQSPLEGQPGPELEALQAQTRLWFEQTQAQRLRAEGELPSWFHGFISRRQTEQLLQHRPLGCFLVRFSESTVAFVLSYRGRDRCRHFVLDQLRDGRYVILGERGGHAELGELLQHHTAAPLAPYREFLTVPCPRGDEPQGRAVCSPSSEAAANPAVPSAECQGAPGARLAAVPSTKGGRARRAPGVPPLLPAKSSSSAMARGLPSPTGSGAAPQGLYSQVHKEATPPLPPTVPDPKYQQLLCPHTYAEPQGGSAARSQQLAEPIPFYAMGRGSSPEENIYSEVPLARQQLPAPCPKGSQGAFATLPPRARPRRRLLRCASSQPCHRQLPAVPTAASAGTGTPRALPELAQGTPSPVLEFDEAVYGQRTSVPRRAGAGQEAAENLYEQLSGDHL from the exons ATGAGG GTCCCCCCATGCTCCTGGctgtccccagcagctcagTCCCCACTGGAGGGGCAGCcaggcccagagctggaggctctGCAGGCCCAGACAAGGCTGTGGTTCGAGCAGACTCAAGCCCAGAGGCTGAGGGCCGAGGGTGAGCTCCCGTCCTGGTTCCACGGCTTCATCAGCAGGAG GCAGacggagcagctgctgcagcatcgGCCCCTCGGCTGCTTCCTCGTGCGCTTCAGCGAGAGCACCGTGGCCTTCGTCCTGTCCTACAG GGGCCGGGATCGCTGTCGGCACTTTGTGCTGGACCAGCTGCGGGACGGGCGCTACGTGATCCTGGGCGAGCGCGGGGGCCACGCcgagctgggagagctgctgcagcaccacacCGCGGCCCCCCTGGCCCCCTACCGCGAGTTCCTCACCGTGCCGTGCCCAAGG ggagatgagccccagggaagggctgtgtgttcCCCGTCGAGCGAAGCAGCAGCAAATCCGGCCGTGCCCAGCGCCGAGTGCCAAGGAGCCCcaggagccaggctggcagcagtgcccagcaccAAGGGAGGCAGAGCCAGGAGG GCTCCTGGCGTCCCCCCGCTGCTCCCAGCCAAGTCCAGCTCCTCAGCCATGGCTCGGGGCTTGCCCAGCCCCACTGGCAGTGGGGCAGCTCCCCAAGGTCTCTACAGCCAGGTGCACAAAGAAGCCACCCCCCCCTTGCCACCCACGGTGCCAGACCCCAAGtaccagcagctcctgtgcccccacaccTACGCCGAGCCCCAGGGGGGCAGCGCAGCCCGGTCccagcagctggcagagcccatcCCCTTCTATGCCATGGGCCGGGGCTCCAGCCCTGAGGAGAACATCTACTCTGAGGTGCCActggccaggcagcagctgccagctccGTGCCCCAAAGGGAGCCAAGGTGCCTTCGCCACGCTGCCACCCAGagcccggccccggcggcggctcctgcgctgtgcctccagccagccctgccacaggcagctgccagcgGTGCCCACGGCAGCCAGCGCGGGCACAGGGACCCCCAGGGCACTGCCAGAG cttgCCCAGGGCACCCCCAGCCCCGTGCTGGAGTTTGATGAGGCTGTTTATGGGCAGAGGACAAGTGTCCCCAGAAGAGCTGGAGCAGGACAGGAGGCAGCTGAGAACCTCTACGAGCAGCTTTCTGGAGACCATCTCTGA
- the PRCC gene encoding proline-rich protein PRCC codes for MSLVAYASSDEESDAEEAAGEEEEAAAPQHPPARGLFAALPPPKAPVMPPLPPPHQPLGSGFPLLPPPPHAGPPPPFLMGPPPAVRGFGPPAPAASPGQASAGSPPEPAPGGSGEQPRLGGLLLPPPRNTAAAASALHLPPPASASAAPPAAGGDLGLPKPKKRTEPVRITAPELQKGDSDSEEDEPTKKKTPLQGRAEGSGLSALLPQPKNLTVKETNRVLLPYSFSRKAGENDSKATKAPTPSSKAKALSKATVPTTPSPSAIKAAAKSAALQVTKQITQEEDDSDEELEPENYFSLSDRREPEVGGADSYVYPGTALPEEPPPGTEPEPQFQDAAANAPLEFKTAAGSSGAQHSWAPKAGEDYSSQQYSQFPAYSEAGAYYQDYYSSGYYQEVEAAQAAPQEMNTDSSFIDDEAFKRLQGKRNRGREEINFVDIKGDDQLSGAQQWLTKSLTEEKTMKSFSKKKGDQPTGQQRRKHQITYLIHQAKERELELKNTWSENKLSRRQTQAKYGF; via the exons ATGTCCCTGGTGGCCTACGCCAGCAGCGACGAGGAGAGCGATGCGGAGGAGGCCGCTggcgaggaggaggaagccGCCGCTCCTCAGCATCCCCCGGCCCGGGGGCTCTTCGCCGCTTTGCCCCCTCCCAAAGCCCCCGTGATGCCGCCCCTGCCCCCGCCTCACCAGCCGCTGGGCAGCGGCTtcccgctgctgccgccgccgccccacgccgggccgcccccgccgttCCTGATGGGCCCCCCGCCTGCCGTGAGGGGCTTCGGCCCCCCTGCGCCGGCCGCGAGCCCGGGCCAGGCCTCGGCCGGCAGCCCGCCCGAGCCGGCCCCCGGCGGCAGCGGGGAGCAGCCCAGGCTCggggggctgctcctgcctcccccGAGGAACACCGCGGCCGCCGCCTCTGCCCTCCACCTGCCCCCTCCCGCCTCGGCCTCTGCCGCTCCGCCCGCGGCTGGGGGGGATTTGGGCCTCCCCAAGCCAAAGAAGAGGACGGAGCCGGTGCGGATCACAGCGCCCGAGCTGCAAAAGGGAGAT tcagaTTCAGAGGAAGATGAAccaacaaagaagaaaactccTCTGCAG GGACGTGCTGAGGGCTCTGGCTTGTCAGCTCTGCTTCCTCAGCCCAAGAACCTGACAGTGAAAGAGACCAATCGGGTACTTCTGCCCTATTCTTTCTCAAGGAAAGCTGGAGAAAACGACTCCAAAGCTACTAAAGCCCCAACTCCTTCCTCTAAAGCCAAAGCTCTGTCCAAAGCCACGGTGCCCACCACTCCTTCTCCATCCGCCATCAAAGCTGCTGCCAAGAGCGCTGCCCTGCAGGTGACCAAGCAGATCACCCAGGAGGAGGATGACAGTGATGAAGAGCTTGAGCCAGAGAACTACTTCTCCTTGTCTGACAGGAGGGAGCCCGAGGTGGGGGGTGCTGACAGCTACGTGTACCCCGGCACGGCGCTGCCCGAGGAGCCGCCTCCCGGGACAGAGCCCGAGCCCCAGTTCCAGGACGCTGCTGCAAACGCTCCTCTGGAGTTCAAGACGGCTGCAGGTTCCAGTGGGGCTCAGCACAGCTGGGCTCCCAAAGCTGGGGAGGACTACAGCAGCCAGCAGTACAGCCAGTTCCCTGCCTACAGCGAGGCTGGTGCCTATTACCAG GATTACTACAGCAGTGGGTACTACCAGGAGGTGGAAGCAGCCCAGGCAGCACCACAGGAGATGAACACTGACTCCTCTTTCATCGATGACGAAGCG TTCAAACGGCTGCAGGGCAAGAGGAACCGAGGCAGGGAGGAGATCAACTTCGTGGATATCAAAGGTGACGATCAGCTGAGTGGGGCCCAGCAGTGGCTGACCAAATCCCTCACAGAGGAGAAGACCATGAAGTCTTTTAGCAAG AAGAAGGGAGATCAGCCCACGGGGCAGCAGAGGCGGAAACACCAGATCACGTACCTGATCCATCAG GCCAAGGAAAGAGAACTGGAACTGAAAAACACCTGGTCAGAGAACAAGCTCAGCCGGCGTCAGACTCAGGCCAAATACGGATTCTGA